Proteins from a genomic interval of Sphingobacterium sp. SYP-B4668:
- a CDS encoding SusC/RagA family TonB-linked outer membrane protein: MKQICSIGIALSIAKDKGRRLSLPHTSLMLDTIRHQQITVHIQRYINTIADTISSTILRGGFDSFPRYGREKFWTTSAFLRLGCHSFPKRHRTSLEAVSNKSRSGVEQLPNTPRTTACREIMIFGRIISFGQQISRICQARVKYSLSTDMVPITQLLRKTVGKGEMYLSGTGRLLDNTIATSLFVRVGKRASSYLKGQSIGKGSLFHGCVLASTAIKHQTNGNQTPIKDQTNSNEKVTKQQANSEGVSNKDQANALERPKERQTNGNETAIKHQTNNKETVTEPQTNNKGIGQFAFLPTSSAVRQLFGARPPQLNLGISKSLPRHHDKGKDKVVIRWSEGSKAPKRRRMISEECPKKRGKIGVSLPQAYDDYRMSLPQAYDDYRMSLPQACNDYRISLPIDCLYTGLSLQQASDEYRTKLPIVHKGCTKGVRLVHGKGTEKVLQRYWRFTKKVLKSYQRGTGHLQAAGKWIVDRMGIKGHTALSWMPEDRGASVTETKVKDCLVVLSHNENKNNPEKGDGIMSLKSTHLQMICRAILQRMRLMLAGVLSPLKRTLISLNQRGGNLWQIAQGRLEDSGCEHRYHNSTFRGFHHNFLTRYRPRSLKGRTCNRDAKSIENYEKRLIGNGHWHIAYRLRRTGDGIKAILRRLLPTLKRKMPKVYSLLLSAYCKMLIIYCKVLIAQSRCRIAYCKLLIACCKKLVLSVNRQETNELPCYNGSFTLRLMMASLLLGIRIKKMMTYRKWRIAYSRWLMVLVQLFTIVFMFNVSAQELPGNQGAVNGHVQQPRTVLRGEVRSAVDGRPIEGVSIRIGKQHSSSDKEGKFNVDLVEQEGSLEIRHLGYQNKKMKYGPTSTYITITLNPVENQLEEVEVVSTGYQNIPKERATGSFVHLDKEVINRRVGANILDRLEGVTSGLVFNKNIRSFENESPISIRGRSTLFANTTPLVVVDNFPYEGDINTINPNDVESITVLKDAAAASIWGARSGNGVIVITTKSGKLEQPIRISTSSNLTIAERPNLDYHPRMSNTDYLAFEKQLFDKGYFNGRINTNPRFIVSPGVDVYLQQRNGAIDELEAARQLVELAKYNAMDDLVRYFYQKNVQQQYNVGIAAGSKIATYYFSAGYDQGRAAEVGNAFRRITLNGKNSLSFFQGKLTMLHNIVFSSTINDNNAMIPSNMHPYARLVGEEGGALPLYNQGYHPSFIDTVGQGLLLDWRYRPYDELRLADNTMSVSDYRINTSLTYQILPGLEASVLYQFNSGSGRGRNRQSQDSYYTRNQINRFTQLDYLKGAVVKTPIPFGDVLDVSSSSYTTHNVRGQLNYQQTMAQNHSIAAILGAEVMDRHTDGYNSRLYGYDERNGTNVPIDYVNTYPVMPGNSFALLAGSNVANSFGTNRFLSYYANASYSLYERYTWSGSIRKDESNLFGVATNQRGVPLWSIGIGWELSKEGFYASQALPFVKVRITYGVNGNIDKSVSAYTTARAGAANRYGATQYNLVNPPNPDLRWEKIKMLNAGLDFRSKGGILSGSIDVFRKRGADLIGNIPVEASSGITLFKGNNSNLETKGVDVVLHTRNIRKRFDWNTTFLLSYAADKVIKYLPKPASLAAYVSQDFNYPYEGKPYNAIFAYRWAGLDAATGAPMGYLKGEPSMDYNALRAVGDPDDLLYIGPGRPQLFGALRNNVEYKGFSLSVNLTYKFNYFIREPSVRYYALVAVYAGSPIQPGYENRWQQPGDEQHTHVPSFSYPLNTNRELFYRDSEVLVARGDHIRIQDIRIGYRLSDRQGRKGFRDIQLFAYANNLGLLWKRTGSYVDPDHNDPTASQYVPPKAFSFGINVQL; this comes from the coding sequence ATGAAGCAAATCTGCTCCATCGGGATTGCTTTGTCCATAGCCAAGGACAAAGGGCGCCGATTATCACTACCACATACTTCGTTGATGTTGGACACGATCCGGCATCAACAGATAACTGTCCACATTCAACGGTACATCAACACAATAGCAGACACCATTTCTTCTACAATCCTGCGGGGAGGCTTTGACAGCTTTCCCAGATATGGTCGGGAGAAGTTTTGGACAACTTCGGCATTCCTTCGGCTAGGCTGTCACTCATTCCCGAAGCGCCACCGAACAAGCCTCGAAGCAGTCTCGAACAAGTCCCGAAGCGGAGTCGAACAGCTCCCGAACACCCCTCGAACAACTGCATGTCGGGAAATCATGATTTTTGGCAGGATAATCTCTTTTGGTCAGCAAATATCCCGTATTTGCCAAGCACGTGTTAAGTACTCCTTAAGTACTGATATGGTACCAATTACGCAACTGTTGCGTAAGACGGTTGGCAAAGGGGAAATGTACCTGTCAGGTACAGGTCGATTATTGGACAATACCATAGCAACTTCGCTATTCGTTCGGGTCGGCAAGCGAGCAAGTTCGTACTTGAAAGGCCAATCCATTGGTAAGGGGTCGCTTTTTCATGGGTGTGTCCTTGCTTCCACAGCAATCAAACACCAAACAAACGGCAACCAAACACCAATAAAAGACCAAACAAATAGCAACGAAAAGGTAACCAAACAGCAAGCAAACAGCGAAGGAGTCTCGAACAAAGACCAAGCAAATGCCCTAGAAAGACCAAAGGAACGGCAAACAAACGGTAATGAAACGGCAATAAAACACCAAACAAATAACAAAGAAACAGTAACGGAACCCCAAACAAACAACAAGGGAATAGGACAATTTGCTTTCCTGCCAACTTCGTCCGCTGTTCGTCAATTATTCGGAGCTCGACCACCTCAGCTTAACCTCGGCATATCCAAATCATTACCTCGTCACCACGATAAAGGTAAAGATAAGGTAGTAATAAGGTGGTCGGAAGGTAGTAAAGCTCCGAAGCGGAGACGAATGATTTCCGAAGAATGTCCGAAAAAGAGAGGAAAAATAGGGGTGAGCCTACCTCAAGCCTACGATGACTATAGGATGAGCCTCCCTCAAGCCTACGATGACTATAGGATGAGCCTACCTCAAGCCTGCAATGACTATAGGATAAGCCTACCTATAGACTGTCTATACACTGGTTTGAGCCTGCAACAAGCCTCCGATGAGTATAGGACAAAGCTACCGATAGTTCACAAAGGATGCACCAAGGGTGTACGGTTAGTTCACGGGAAAGGTACCGAAAAGGTACTGCAGAGGTACTGGAGATTCACCAAGAAGGTACTAAAGAGCTACCAAAGAGGTACCGGACATCTACAAGCTGCTGGTAAGTGGATCGTGGATAGGATGGGTATCAAGGGTCATACTGCGCTATCTTGGATGCCGGAGGATAGAGGAGCTTCCGTTACCGAGACTAAGGTCAAAGATTGCTTGGTCGTACTTTCTCATAATGAGAATAAAAATAATCCCGAAAAAGGAGATGGGATAATGTCTTTGAAATCAACGCATTTACAGATGATTTGCCGTGCCATATTGCAACGGATGAGGTTGATGTTGGCTGGAGTTTTATCGCCCCTTAAAAGGACTCTAATCAGCTTAAATCAAAGAGGTGGTAATTTATGGCAAATAGCCCAAGGTAGATTGGAGGATAGTGGCTGCGAACATAGGTATCATAATTCTACTTTCAGGGGCTTCCATCACAATTTCTTAACGCGATATCGCCCAAGGTCATTAAAGGGTCGTACATGCAATCGGGACGCCAAGTCGATTGAGAATTATGAGAAAAGGCTTATCGGGAATGGTCACTGGCATATCGCTTATAGGCTTCGGAGGACTGGGGATGGTATAAAGGCTATTTTACGCCGCCTATTACCTACGCTCAAACGAAAAATGCCCAAGGTCTACAGCTTATTGCTGAGTGCCTATTGCAAAATGTTAATCATCTATTGCAAAGTACTGATCGCACAAAGCAGATGCCGGATAGCGTACTGCAAATTACTAATCGCATGTTGTAAGAAACTTGTGTTATCAGTTAATCGGCAAGAAACTAATGAATTACCCTGTTATAATGGAAGTTTTACATTAAGACTGATGATGGCGAGTTTGCTGCTTGGGATAAGGATAAAGAAGATGATGACGTATAGGAAATGGCGGATAGCTTATAGCAGATGGCTGATGGTGTTGGTACAGCTGTTTACGATAGTGTTTATGTTCAATGTTTCGGCCCAAGAGCTGCCCGGCAACCAAGGGGCAGTGAATGGGCATGTCCAGCAGCCGAGGACGGTACTCCGCGGTGAAGTGCGCTCGGCTGTCGATGGGCGCCCCATTGAGGGGGTATCCATCCGAATCGGGAAACAGCACAGTAGCAGCGATAAAGAAGGGAAATTTAATGTAGACCTAGTAGAGCAGGAGGGCAGTCTCGAAATAAGGCACTTGGGTTATCAAAACAAAAAAATGAAGTATGGCCCTACATCCACCTATATAACAATTACTTTAAATCCTGTTGAGAATCAATTAGAGGAGGTAGAGGTGGTCTCTACGGGCTATCAGAATATTCCGAAAGAACGGGCTACGGGCAGCTTCGTGCATCTGGATAAGGAGGTCATCAATCGACGGGTGGGCGCCAATATTCTCGACCGACTAGAGGGTGTCACCAGTGGCTTGGTCTTTAATAAAAATATCAGGTCGTTCGAAAACGAATCTCCCATCAGTATACGTGGGCGAAGTACGCTCTTTGCCAATACCACTCCTTTGGTCGTCGTGGACAACTTTCCGTACGAAGGCGATATCAATACGATCAATCCAAATGATGTAGAGAGCATTACGGTATTGAAGGATGCCGCAGCGGCATCTATTTGGGGAGCCCGAAGTGGCAACGGAGTCATCGTGATCACCACCAAGTCGGGGAAATTGGAGCAGCCCATCCGTATCTCCACATCGAGCAACCTGACGATTGCCGAAAGGCCCAATCTAGACTATCATCCTCGTATGTCCAATACCGACTACTTGGCATTCGAAAAACAGCTCTTCGATAAGGGCTATTTTAACGGTAGGATCAATACCAATCCTAGATTTATAGTGTCCCCGGGGGTAGATGTATACCTCCAGCAGCGTAATGGCGCGATAGATGAGCTAGAAGCTGCAAGACAACTTGTCGAATTGGCAAAGTACAATGCCATGGACGACCTCGTGCGGTACTTCTACCAAAAGAACGTGCAGCAACAGTACAATGTGGGCATTGCGGCGGGGTCGAAAATAGCGACCTATTATTTTTCGGCAGGGTATGACCAAGGCAGGGCCGCAGAAGTGGGCAATGCGTTTAGAAGGATTACCTTAAATGGCAAGAATAGTCTTTCCTTTTTCCAAGGAAAGCTGACGATGCTCCATAATATTGTCTTTTCCAGTACCATCAATGATAATAATGCGATGATACCCAGCAATATGCATCCATATGCGCGGCTTGTAGGGGAAGAAGGCGGAGCATTGCCGCTATATAACCAAGGCTACCATCCATCATTTATAGATACGGTGGGGCAGGGGTTACTCTTGGACTGGAGATATAGACCGTATGATGAGCTTAGACTAGCGGACAATACGATGAGCGTGTCCGATTATCGGATAAATACAAGCCTCACATACCAGATCCTACCCGGTCTGGAAGCGAGTGTGCTGTATCAGTTCAACAGCGGTAGCGGGCGCGGCCGAAATCGTCAATCTCAGGATTCCTATTATACACGCAACCAGATCAACCGTTTTACCCAATTAGACTATCTTAAAGGTGCAGTAGTCAAGACACCGATCCCTTTTGGTGATGTCCTGGACGTATCCAGCTCGAGCTACACCACGCACAATGTTCGAGGACAACTGAACTATCAGCAGACTATGGCCCAAAATCACAGCATCGCAGCCATCCTCGGTGCAGAGGTGATGGATCGTCATACGGATGGATATAACAGCAGGCTGTACGGCTATGATGAGCGCAATGGCACCAATGTACCGATAGACTATGTCAATACCTATCCAGTTATGCCCGGTAATAGTTTTGCGTTATTGGCGGGCTCGAACGTAGCGAATAGCTTTGGAACCAATCGATTCCTGTCGTACTATGCGAATGCTTCTTACAGCCTCTATGAACGTTATACGTGGAGTGGGAGTATTCGCAAAGATGAGTCTAACCTATTCGGCGTGGCTACCAATCAGCGCGGTGTACCGTTGTGGTCTATCGGTATCGGCTGGGAATTGAGCAAGGAAGGGTTTTATGCTTCACAAGCCCTGCCATTCGTCAAAGTGCGTATCACCTATGGTGTGAATGGCAACATCGATAAATCAGTGAGCGCCTATACTACCGCTAGGGCGGGTGCGGCAAATCGATATGGCGCTACACAGTATAACTTGGTGAATCCACCCAATCCGGATCTACGATGGGAGAAGATAAAGATGCTGAATGCCGGATTGGATTTTCGGAGCAAGGGCGGCATCTTGTCAGGTAGTATAGATGTATTCAGGAAGCGAGGGGCAGACCTGATTGGCAATATTCCCGTAGAGGCCAGTAGCGGTATTACGCTGTTCAAAGGCAATAATTCTAATCTGGAAACGAAGGGAGTGGACGTGGTGCTCCATACTCGGAATATCCGAAAGAGATTCGATTGGAATACGACATTCCTGCTTAGCTATGCGGCGGATAAAGTCATTAAATACCTTCCAAAACCGGCCTCATTGGCAGCTTACGTATCACAGGATTTTAATTATCCCTACGAAGGGAAGCCGTATAATGCCATTTTCGCCTATCGATGGGCAGGTCTTGATGCTGCCACCGGAGCGCCCATGGGCTATTTGAAGGGGGAGCCATCCATGGACTATAACGCCTTACGTGCCGTGGGCGATCCCGACGATCTCCTGTATATCGGGCCGGGAAGGCCGCAGCTATTTGGGGCCCTCCGCAATAATGTTGAATATAAGGGATTCTCACTTTCGGTCAATTTGACCTACAAATTCAACTATTTTATCCGGGAGCCATCGGTACGATACTATGCGCTGGTGGCCGTATATGCCGGAAGTCCTATCCAGCCCGGTTATGAAAATCGTTGGCAGCAACCCGGGGATGAGCAGCATACACACGTACCTTCCTTTTCATATCCGCTCAATACGAATAGGGAACTCTTTTACCGTGATTCAGAGGTGTTGGTGGCCCGAGGCGATCATATCCGCATCCAGGATATCCGTATAGGGTATAGGCTGTCGGATCGGCAAGGTCGAAAGGGCTTTAGGGATATCCAACTCTTTGCATACGCCAATAACCTGGGTCTATTGTGGAAAAGGACAGGTTCCTATGTGGATCCGGATCACAACGACCCCACGGCAAGCCAGTATGTACCGCCAAAGGCTTTTTCCTTCGGTATCAATGTTCAACTCTAA
- a CDS encoding RagB/SusD family nutrient uptake outer membrane protein, with the protein MIDVNCKDRSHLGMVILLIIMVLLLVGCDKGVFLEKKPSSSLVVPTKIAELQGLMDNEFSVYGTPLMGMLSSDEYYLKNKDFEAQNAKSRNTYTWAVNVYDGDSYGVINDWNQLFSQVLIANIVLEGLEAIEPAAAEVDRWRYTKGAAYFLRAKAFFGLAEVFCLPYDAQTADVDLGLPLRLHSDIKRTTPRASLADTYAQIIKDLKQSEELIDFDGVWPNKLRPTKLTVLAMLARVCLSQRKYVEAMDHANNALLRYPNLLDYNGVMVFKLDNPELLSHAITVSGETMLTTSSGVMHVDSILYNSYHANDLRKTLLYKVMPDSRVTLNTTYSTLTYPFTGLATDELYLIRAEGYARKGELALAAKDINTLLVKRYKTGTYTPITFADSESALAAILLERRKELAFRGVRWSDIRRLNKEGYDIRMKRVLDGTIYILPANDLRFALSIPPYEIALSGLEDNPR; encoded by the coding sequence ATGATCGATGTTAACTGTAAAGACAGATCACATTTGGGAATGGTGATCTTATTGATAATAATGGTGTTATTGTTGGTAGGCTGTGATAAAGGGGTGTTTCTAGAAAAGAAACCCTCCAGTAGTTTGGTCGTGCCCACGAAGATAGCCGAATTGCAGGGACTGATGGACAACGAATTCAGCGTATATGGCACGCCCTTGATGGGGATGCTCTCCTCGGATGAATATTATCTAAAGAATAAAGATTTTGAAGCACAGAATGCCAAATCTAGGAATACGTACACATGGGCGGTCAATGTATATGATGGTGATTCATATGGCGTGATCAATGACTGGAACCAGCTATTCTCGCAAGTACTGATCGCGAATATTGTCTTGGAAGGGCTGGAAGCCATCGAACCTGCAGCTGCAGAAGTGGATCGATGGCGTTATACAAAGGGAGCGGCCTATTTTTTACGGGCCAAAGCTTTCTTTGGACTGGCAGAGGTATTCTGTCTGCCCTATGATGCCCAAACGGCCGATGTAGACCTTGGGTTACCACTGCGATTGCATTCGGATATCAAGCGTACCACACCCCGGGCATCACTTGCAGATACCTATGCACAAATCATTAAAGACCTGAAGCAATCTGAGGAGCTAATCGATTTTGACGGTGTATGGCCCAACAAGCTGCGGCCCACCAAACTCACGGTATTGGCCATGTTGGCCAGGGTATGCCTTTCCCAACGTAAATATGTGGAAGCCATGGACCATGCCAATAATGCCTTATTACGCTATCCAAATCTATTGGACTATAACGGTGTGATGGTATTTAAGCTTGACAATCCTGAGTTGCTCTCCCATGCGATTACGGTATCGGGGGAGACGATGTTGACCACTTCTTCGGGGGTGATGCACGTAGATTCGATCTTGTACAACAGCTATCATGCAAACGATCTCCGAAAGACGCTTCTTTACAAGGTGATGCCCGATAGTAGGGTGACGCTCAATACTACATATTCTACTTTGACCTATCCATTTACCGGGCTGGCCACAGATGAGCTGTACCTCATTCGGGCAGAAGGTTATGCAAGGAAGGGGGAATTAGCATTGGCAGCAAAGGATATCAATACGTTGCTGGTCAAGCGATACAAAACGGGGACATACACACCGATAACATTTGCCGACTCCGAATCGGCATTGGCAGCCATCCTGCTCGAAAGACGTAAAGAGCTCGCTTTTAGAGGGGTGAGATGGTCTGATATACGGCGACTGAATAAGGAAGGATACGACATTAGGATGAAAAGAGTGTTGGACGGCACTATCTATATCTTGCCGGCGAATGACCTCCGCTTTGCACTCTCGATACCGCCCTACGAAATTGCGCTAAGTGGACTTGAAGACAACCCCAGATAA
- a CDS encoding TlpA family protein disulfide reductase — protein MHFIKTTLAILISLLCYSSMWAQVEPMLPIKISGKIEVERCDSVRIRIHPYSISSNLRVLVKDTIMKTDNGYFEIGTESNHPIYMQIYPLIDARIKGYYSNFTGTAQMFVCEPNDSVFINIDDKTMRASGRGQDKYNLIADLWKYSYYAYGMLITRPTKLQTDEEVEAIGKGQEAIFAVKSSLLESRKYLLSDDIYRLMKMELEMEFMGIELYALSTALSNLSVNHLQDISKIRAIKKFKQKYLTPISYVEKDTNLYRYSSLYSHTLFNQLAWRNKLREPSYWEPIDLEELFELIVHNYSGILRDRLLVDFISTLKGNYDVEPYLDRAAGLVSDPEFAKIMDKLGYLRTGKKVTFFSMPDSSGRYWSLDDFRGKYTLIDLWYTGCIGCIQLARAMTKDIARWQDDPRFQMVSISIDSSKDKWLQSLRGGKYTHPGSINLRTEELGGLHPFIKSYDIGTFPTLMLIDPDGKLLHIGVQSDKQVRAILDRVM, from the coding sequence ATGCACTTTATAAAAACAACACTGGCCATATTGATTTCGCTGCTCTGCTATAGCAGCATGTGGGCCCAAGTGGAGCCAATGCTCCCAATTAAGATTTCAGGAAAGATAGAGGTAGAACGCTGCGATAGCGTACGGATACGGATTCACCCTTATTCGATTTCAAGCAATTTGAGAGTACTTGTAAAGGATACCATCATGAAGACAGATAATGGGTATTTTGAGATCGGAACCGAATCCAATCATCCTATCTACATGCAGATCTATCCGCTCATCGATGCGCGAATAAAAGGCTACTATTCTAATTTTACGGGCACTGCGCAGATGTTCGTTTGCGAGCCCAATGATTCAGTATTTATCAATATCGACGACAAGACCATGCGTGCCTCGGGAAGAGGGCAAGATAAATATAACTTGATAGCAGATCTATGGAAATACAGCTACTATGCCTACGGTATGCTGATAACCAGACCTACCAAACTACAGACAGACGAAGAGGTCGAAGCCATCGGTAAGGGACAAGAGGCTATCTTCGCGGTCAAATCGTCCCTGTTGGAATCCAGAAAGTACCTCCTGAGCGATGATATATATCGTCTCATGAAGATGGAGCTGGAAATGGAATTTATGGGAATAGAATTGTATGCTTTGTCAACAGCGCTCTCTAATTTATCGGTTAATCATTTGCAGGATATTTCAAAAATAAGAGCAATCAAAAAATTTAAGCAAAAATATCTAACCCCGATTTCCTATGTAGAAAAGGATACCAATCTCTATAGATACTCTTCGCTCTATAGCCATACGCTATTCAACCAGTTGGCATGGCGCAATAAGCTTAGGGAACCTAGTTATTGGGAACCTATAGATCTGGAAGAGCTATTTGAGCTGATCGTCCATAATTATTCGGGTATACTCCGGGATCGGTTATTGGTGGATTTCATCTCGACGCTGAAAGGGAATTACGATGTAGAGCCATATCTGGACAGGGCGGCGGGGCTGGTTTCCGATCCCGAATTTGCGAAGATAATGGATAAGCTCGGCTATCTAAGAACAGGTAAGAAGGTCACTTTCTTTTCAATGCCGGATTCCTCCGGCAGATACTGGAGTTTGGACGATTTTAGGGGCAAATATACGCTGATAGATCTCTGGTACACGGGGTGTATAGGCTGTATACAACTGGCTAGGGCAATGACCAAGGATATCGCTAGGTGGCAGGACGATCCAAGGTTCCAGATGGTATCGATCAGTATTGACAGTAGTAAGGATAAATGGTTGCAGAGTTTGAGAGGAGGAAAATATACGCATCCTGGAAGTATCAACCTACGGACGGAGGAGCTAGGGGGGCTCCATCCCTTTATCAAAAGTTACGATATCGGGACCTTCCCGACACTGATGCTCATCGATCCCGATGGTAAATTGTTGCATATCGGGGTGCAGAGCGATAAGCAAGTGAGAGCGATCTTGGATAGGGTGATGTAA
- a CDS encoding MauE/DoxX family redox-associated membrane protein, with translation MKITRQKYIPICFESIRGLFITLFIYTAFVKWVQMPTFVGQMERMPFPDWAAPYVAYGLPSTMLILALLLMMNKKPKRTVCIAMGILSTLSIFIILIITRTISPSYPCACAGILGLSWNGHLMLNLVYILLGGIALILLPSIDVDPKGEYTNSANASIHQQT, from the coding sequence ATGAAAATTACACGTCAAAAATACATACCTATCTGCTTCGAAAGTATACGAGGTCTATTTATTACATTATTCATCTATACAGCTTTCGTCAAATGGGTACAGATGCCAACGTTCGTTGGCCAGATGGAGCGCATGCCCTTTCCAGATTGGGCGGCTCCCTATGTTGCATATGGCTTACCCAGCACCATGCTTATACTCGCTTTGTTATTGATGATGAATAAAAAACCTAAAAGAACAGTATGTATTGCCATGGGCATCCTCTCGACCCTATCCATCTTTATAATACTGATCATAACCCGAACCATCAGTCCATCATACCCCTGTGCCTGTGCGGGCATATTGGGACTAAGCTGGAATGGGCATCTAATGCTCAATTTGGTTTACATCCTTTTAGGCGGAATAGCATTAATCCTCCTCCCTTCGATAGATGTCGACCCAAAGGGCGAATATACGAACAGTGCCAACGCCTCGATCCATCAACAAACATAA
- a CDS encoding helix-turn-helix transcriptional regulator — protein sequence MALGSTSFDFQKAELFQRLHGVQQNLKKGNYAIDDLGSILPASVMMHDMDKLQPLAVSYMNNWGAEHLGTSVDEINALGDAYYNKYFIKEESLAIFEGIEKYLHEADFDKQYNFFQRVKLHQEVAYKWFYSVCKLIKIKEGDCTVNKMIMLSSPVEGIDLMISRVNKVLDEDIYVKNNYKIFATLTRREKEIIAMIANGKSSKEIADELFISIHTVNTHRKNVIQKTQCNSFATLLKFAIAFELL from the coding sequence ATGGCTTTAGGCAGTACATCATTTGATTTTCAGAAGGCGGAGCTATTCCAACGGCTACATGGCGTACAGCAAAACCTGAAGAAAGGCAATTACGCTATTGACGACTTGGGCAGTATTCTTCCTGCCTCTGTCATGATGCACGATATGGACAAGCTACAACCACTGGCTGTAAGCTACATGAACAATTGGGGTGCTGAGCATTTAGGGACTTCCGTGGATGAAATCAATGCTTTGGGTGATGCATACTATAACAAGTACTTTATCAAAGAGGAATCCCTTGCTATATTCGAGGGAATAGAAAAATACCTTCACGAGGCTGATTTTGACAAGCAATACAATTTCTTTCAGCGTGTTAAATTACATCAGGAAGTAGCCTATAAGTGGTTTTACTCCGTCTGTAAGTTGATTAAAATAAAAGAAGGTGATTGTACGGTCAACAAAATGATCATGCTTTCCAGTCCTGTAGAGGGAATTGACTTGATGATATCCAGGGTTAATAAAGTACTGGACGAAGACATTTACGTTAAAAACAATTACAAGATATTTGCGACACTTACCAGACGTGAAAAAGAGATTATTGCCATGATTGCCAATGGTAAATCATCCAAGGAAATAGCCGATGAATTATTTATATCTATCCATACAGTAAATACTCACCGTAAGAATGTCATCCAAAAGACCCAATGCAATTCATTCGCTACTTTACTTAAGTTTGCCATCGCCTTCGAACTGCTCTAA
- a CDS encoding RNA polymerase sigma factor has translation MADFKSLSEEQLVRLLQDGNQHAFNEIYKRHWSGIFLVAKNRLGSEDDAYEIVQNIFLNLWRKGASFELNKNFAVYFATAAKYEVLKFLSRQGHLDHHRNVLREEMSERDDSTLQALEAKELMETLEQSICLLPEKCQLVFRLRLEKEYSQKEIAKELDISEKTVEAHLAKARKHIRTDLSIVTILQLAHYFKIF, from the coding sequence ATGGCTGATTTTAAGTCTTTATCTGAAGAACAACTGGTTCGACTATTACAGGACGGAAATCAACATGCTTTTAATGAAATCTACAAACGACACTGGTCGGGTATCTTTTTGGTCGCCAAGAACCGACTGGGAAGTGAGGATGATGCATATGAGATTGTCCAAAACATCTTTCTGAATCTCTGGCGTAAGGGGGCGTCATTCGAGTTGAATAAAAATTTTGCGGTTTATTTTGCAACCGCTGCCAAGTACGAAGTCCTGAAGTTTCTCTCCCGACAGGGGCATCTGGACCACCATCGGAATGTATTGCGCGAAGAAATGTCCGAGCGTGATGATTCCACGCTCCAAGCATTGGAAGCAAAAGAGCTGATGGAAACATTGGAGCAATCGATTTGTCTACTTCCTGAAAAATGTCAGCTCGTATTTCGTTTGCGGTTAGAAAAGGAATACAGCCAAAAAGAAATTGCCAAAGAACTGGATATTTCTGAAAAAACGGTAGAGGCCCACCTTGCTAAAGCCAGAAAACACATCCGTACCGATTTGAGTATCGTGACGATTCTACAGCTAGCCCATTATTTTAAGATTTTTTAA